From the genome of Candidatus Aminicenantes bacterium:
CTGTCGCATGATGGCATCGAAATTTTCCCGGTTCAACGTCAGCCAGCCCTCGGGAGCGCGGATGGCGAAGGCATTCGGGATGTCCCGGTAGGATCCCGGCTCAATCGACTGCCCCTTGGGATTGAGTAGCAGGTACAAGGCCAGGGCGAAAGGGAGCATCAGCAGCAGGTAGACCAGCCAGCTCAGCGAACGGCCGGCCGAATGGCTGGCCGTGGCCTCCGGGGAACGCGCCGCTTGCGGCGCCGCTCCGTTGAACATGCTGGCCTTGCGGGTCGGATCACTGGTTGTTGACCCAGGCTGGACGGATGCCACTGTTCCTGCCGGCTTTGCGGAATCCGCGCCTGAGCCGGACTGCCAGCGGGAGAAAATGATATGACAATTTTGACAGGAGAGCCAGCCGTCCGATTGCTCGTTCCCGCAGCTGGGACATTTCATCGCCTACCTCCAGGTGGATTGAGCACCTACCGGCCGATTTTATGGGAAATTTCACAGAATTGCAATAGTTGGCTCGTTCCCGGTTGCACAGGCAATGGACTGTCCTGAACTTTCATTGATCGATCTTGCCTCGATCTAATTCGGAAATAATTTATGGAATTGCCGTACAAATATCAAGCAACCCTCCGTCTGAAACTCACTTCGCGAGCACGTCTCCCCTGAGTTCTCCTGCTAGGAATCACAGATCGCCGACTTCGCTGATCAGACGGGTCCGCAACTCGCTACCGTTCTGGCCGTTGGTCATGATGACGATGCCGGAACCTTCGCTCCGCTTGAACCGCGCAATACAGGCGAAGCCGGTACGACTGGGGCCGGAGGAACCGTTACAATTCTAGTTCAAGACTAGGGGAAAACTCACGGCTGTACTGTCGATAATTCCCCAACAGGTACCGGAGGTTACGCCGTTAGGCGTGACCGAGATTGAAATGGTAAGGTTCACGCTGTGGCTGTGACCATTCACGGAAAAGTCGAAACCTGAATTGATATTCTCATTTAAAATAACCTCGGTTAAAGTGCTTCCGGTAACCGTTCCGGTTTCAGTCCACGATCCGGTCACTTCAAACCCGGACGACACTGTCGTATGGTTGAACGTAGTCGTAATCATCCAATCGCCGGCTACGCCTCCATCGGTGCATACCGTTAATTTTAAGTTCCCCAGCCAGGTCGCAGTTCCGTCGTAGCCGGGCACCGGCGTATTCCCGAACGCTTGTTGGTCAGAGATGCAAGTGACTGGGGTCGCCTCGGTTTTAGCGGCGGGATTGTCCACAACCATGGGGTCAGCATGCCGTTGCAACTCGTTTGTGAATCCGGCGATAGTTAATCCAGTTTGAGACATCATTTCTATGATGGCCTGGACTTCCTCCTCGCTTTCCTTCTTCGAGCTGCAGCCGGCAAGCACAAGCATCACCCCGGCCAGGGCCAACACCGTTTTTGTATATTTCATGATTCATCCTCCTTTTTTAACTTGGTTGATAAGAAAATTACTGTTTCGAGGATTTGAGACGCGGCGATTGAACATATTCTTTTGATGATGCTGTCACACATTTTTGGATTCTGCGGCCAAAAAAATTAATTGTCAACAGCCCGCAATGAGCATTATTTTTATTTGCCCAGCCATTTTTCTAATGCGTGCGCTGGGATACAATTCGATTGCGAAGCGGGAAAATGAAAGGGGGCGTTGCGCCCCCTATTCAATTGCGGAAATTTTAACTCTTGCCGTTTAATTTCCGTTCACTGCTTAACGCATGGAGGTCAATAGTTAAAGTTACATGGAGGGCAAAAAGGAGATGTTGATATTGTAGGTGGTGTGATTGAAAATGACCTCACCGGTCAGGCGCACGTTGGCCAGGTCAAAATAGATGATGTCGCTGACAAAAGATACGTCATAGTTGACGGCCAGCAGGCGCAGGGTCAGATTCACGTTGAACGTCTCCTGCAGCCAACCCTTGTCGACATGGGTGATGATCGTGCCGTCGCCCTGGACGATCTCCATGCTCATCGCCCGCGAGTCGAAGGGATCGAGGTTGACGGCGGCCAGGTGGATGGAGGTGTCGGCGTCAGCCGAGTAGTCGGTATGCCCCATGACTGAGCCCTGGATATGGATGCCGTTGTAATTCCCGCCCGGCGTCCAGTCGATCGGCCCGCCGAGCTGCCCCAGGGGGATATTGGCCACGGCGTCGGAGATGGCGTCCTCCTGGGCCAGGTGCATCATCCAGAGGATCGTCCTGCTGATGTATTCGACGTCGGCCTGGGTGATGTTAAACGTGTCATCGGCTTTTTTGCAGCTGCCCAGCAAAAAGCAGACAAAGAGAATGACGACTAACCTGGTTTTGATTACTTTTCCCATGTTCCTTTCCTCGCCTTTCTCGCTTCATTCTGTGCCCCCGCGAATTGTTTGTCAAGGCAAAATCAGAAAAATGTCTGCAATTCATCTCTGTTTTTTTCAAAAAAAAACTTACCATTGCCAATAAAAAACCGTTCTGCTAAAATTTTATCATGATCTGCAAGAAATGCGGCATGGCCAACGATAGTCCGGAGAGCTTCTGCAGGCGCTGCCGGGCCGAGCTGCTAATGCCGGCTGAAGGCAATGCCGAAAAGGTCAAACCGTCCAGCGACATCACGCTAATCTCAAGCCGCTCTATTTTCCCGGAAAATATAATCAAAGGTCGCTTCAAGGTAATCGACGTGCTGGGCCGGGGCGGGATGGGCGAAATCTTCCTGGCCGAAGACAACCAATCTCGAGGGAAAGTGGCCATCAAGAGCATACGCAGCGCCCTCATCCGCGACCGCGGCGCGCAAACGCGCTTCCGGAGCGAAGCCCGAACAGCCTTGCTGCTCAATCACCCCAACATCTGCACCATTTATGAAATCGCCAGGGAAAATGAGCGCGAATACATCGTCATGGAGTACGTGGACGGCGTGACCCTCGACCAGCTGCAAAAAATGAAGCAGCTTACCCAGACCCAAATCGTCGACATCGCCCTGCAGGTTGCTGAGGGCATGATCGCGGCGCAGGCGCAACATATCGTGCATCTGGACATCAAACCCGGCAACATCATGATCAACAAAAGCGGCCTGGTCAAAATCCTCGATTTCGGCCTGGCCGAATTACGCCCCCGCAAAACCGCGGATAGAAAAACCAGGCGGCACGAACCAGGCCTGAGCGAACCGGGCGTCGTCATGGGCAGCGTATCTTACATGTCCCCGGAGCAGGTTGAAGGTCAGGATCTCGACGGCGGCAGCGACATTTTTTCGTTCGGCGTGATACTGGTCGAATTGCTGACCGGGAAAAACCCGTTTTCCGACCGCAATCAAATCGTCACCCTGTACAACATCCAGTATAAGGAAATCAAGCTCAGCAAGGATATCCCGAAGGCTTTGCAAAAAATCGTCCGCAAAACCCTGCAAAAGGCGCGCGAGCGCCGTTACGGCAATTTCGAGGAAATCAAAACTGACCTGATCGCGGCCCGGGAATCAATGGCATAATCCGTTTTATGTTCCCAGTGTCTCCCTGATTTTCTGTGACAATTTTTCAATTTGAAAAGGCTTCTGGAGGAAGCCGTTGCAGCCGCGCTCCATGATATGTTGCGCTTCGCCATTCAGGCTGTAGCCGCTGGAAAGGAGAACCCTGACTTCGGGATTGATCGTGCGTAGACGATCAAATGTCTCGGAACCCGATATTCCCGGCATGACCATATCCAGTATGACGAGATCGATTGTATTTCTCTTTCCCTGGTAGGCAGCGATCGCTTCCTGCCCGTTGCCGGCGGTATGGACGGTGTATCCCAAGGCTTCCAGCATTTCCTTGCTCACCGTCAGACCTGTTTTTTCCTCCTCCACCAGCAAAACGGCCTCCGTGCCCCTGACGAATTATTTGGACGGCGGCTCGTCCTTGACCACGTCCTTCTCAGAGGCAGGCAAATAG
Proteins encoded in this window:
- a CDS encoding serine/threonine-protein kinase encodes the protein MICKKCGMANDSPESFCRRCRAELLMPAEGNAEKVKPSSDITLISSRSIFPENIIKGRFKVIDVLGRGGMGEIFLAEDNQSRGKVAIKSIRSALIRDRGAQTRFRSEARTALLLNHPNICTIYEIARENEREYIVMEYVDGVTLDQLQKMKQLTQTQIVDIALQVAEGMIAAQAQHIVHLDIKPGNIMINKSGLVKILDFGLAELRPRKTADRKTRRHEPGLSEPGVVMGSVSYMSPEQVEGQDLDGGSDIFSFGVILVELLTGKNPFSDRNQIVTLYNIQYKEIKLSKDIPKALQKIVRKTLQKARERRYGNFEEIKTDLIAARESMA
- a CDS encoding response regulator encodes the protein MEEEKTGLTVSKEMLEALGYTVHTAGNGQEAIAAYQGKRNTIDLVILDMVMPGISGSETFDRLRTINPEVRVLLSSGYSLNGEAQHIMERGCNGFLQKPFQIEKLSQKIRETLGT